From Pirellulales bacterium:
AAGAGCAAGTTCGACAACCTCTACGGTTGTCGCGAGTCGCTCGCCGACGGCATCAAGCGGGCGACCGACGTGATGGTCGCCGGCAAGATCGTCGTGATCGCCGGCTACGGCGACGTCGGCAAGGGATGTGCCCGGGCCATGCGCTCGCTGGGCGCTCGGGTGATCGTCACCGAAATCGACCCGATCAACGCCCTGCAGGCGGTCATGGAAGGGTACGAGGTGACAACCATGGAAGACGCCGCCTCGCGCGGCCAGATCTTCGTCACCACCACGGGCAACCGCGACATCATCCGCGGCGAGCATATGGTGAAAATGCCCGACGACGCGATCGTCTGCAACATCGGGCACTTCGACATCGAAATCGACATGGCTTGGCTCAACGGCCAGAAGGACGTCAAGAAGGTCGAGATCAAGCCGCAGGTCGATCGCTACACGTTCCCCAGCGGCCGCTCGATCCTCATCCTGGCCGAGGGACGCCTGGTGAACCTGGGTTGCGCGACGGGGCATCCGTCGTTCGTCATGAGCACCTCGTTCACCAACCAGGTGCTGGCCCAGATCGCGCTGTTCACGCAGACGAAGGATTTCCCCGTCGGCGTGCACACGCTGCCTAAGCTGCTCGACGAGGAGGTGGCCCGGCTGCACCTCGACAAGCTCGGCGTGAAGCTCACCCGGCTGTCGCAGACGCAGGCCGACTACCTCGGCGTGCCGGTCGAGGGGCCATTCAAGCCGGACTACTACCGGTATTAATCGCCCGATTTCCGGCGGCGTGCGCTGCCGTTTGACAGTCTCCCAGGGCTTCGGGATAACACCCCGGAGCCCTGGTTCTTTGACCCCCCCACAAGCGCGACGGACGCGCCGAGGACCCTATGCCCGAGATTCAAGCCTTCCGCGGCATTCGCTATGACCTGAAGCACGTCGGCTCGTTGTCGAACGTCGTGGCCCCGCCGTACGACGTGATCGACGCCGCGCTACAGGACCAGCTCTACAAGCTGCACCCAGCGAACGTCGTTCGTCTCGAGCTCAACCGCGACGAGCCGGGCGATGCCGACGCGAACGATCGCTACAACCGCGCCGCACGGCATTTTCGGAACTGGCTCAGCGAGGGCGTGCTGCAGGCCGAGGCCCAGCCGGCGCTGTACGTCTATCACCAGTCTTTCAGCCACGCCGGCCAGCAGTTCAACCGCCGGGGCTTCATGGCCCGGTGCCGCCTTGAACGGTTCGGCGAGGGCCGGATCTACCCTCACGAAGAAACCATGGCGGGGCCCAAGGCCGATCGGCTGATGCTCACCCGGGCCTGCCGCGCCAACCTGAGCCAGATCTTTGGCCTGTATCCCGATCCCCAGAACCAGGCCCAGGAACTGCTCGAGGCCGCCGTTGCCGGTCAGGCTCCGCTCGAGGCGACCGACCACCTGGGCGTCGTGCATCGAATGTGGCTCGTGACCGATGCGTCCGTCATCTCGAAGGTGGCAGGCCTGATGGGACCGCACCCCGTCTTCATCGCCGACGGGCATCACCGCTACGAAACGGCCTGCAACTATCGCGACGAGTTGGCCGCCGCGGGCAAGCTCGACCCCCAGCACCCGGCCA
This genomic window contains:
- the ahcY gene encoding adenosylhomocysteinase, translating into MAQVASKLPYKVADLSLADWGRKEISLAENEMPGLMALRAKYGPTKPLAGARIAGCLHMTIQTAVLIETLKDLGAEVTWSSCNIFSTQDHAAAAIAKAGFPVYAWKGMNNEEFDWCIEQTLFFPDGKPLNMILDDGGDLTAMVYNKYPELLPGIRGISEETTTGVHRLYQMHARRELKTPCINVNDSVTKSKFDNLYGCRESLADGIKRATDVMVAGKIVVIAGYGDVGKGCARAMRSLGARVIVTEIDPINALQAVMEGYEVTTMEDAASRGQIFVTTTGNRDIIRGEHMVKMPDDAIVCNIGHFDIEIDMAWLNGQKDVKKVEIKPQVDRYTFPSGRSILILAEGRLVNLGCATGHPSFVMSTSFTNQVLAQIALFTQTKDFPVGVHTLPKLLDEEVARLHLDKLGVKLTRLSQTQADYLGVPVEGPFKPDYYRY
- a CDS encoding DUF1015 domain-containing protein encodes the protein MPEIQAFRGIRYDLKHVGSLSNVVAPPYDVIDAALQDQLYKLHPANVVRLELNRDEPGDADANDRYNRAARHFRNWLSEGVLQAEAQPALYVYHQSFSHAGQQFNRRGFMARCRLERFGEGRIYPHEETMAGPKADRLMLTRACRANLSQIFGLYPDPQNQAQELLEAAVAGQAPLEATDHLGVVHRMWLVTDASVISKVAGLMGPHPVFIADGHHRYETACNYRDELAAAGKLDPQHPANTVLMMFVGMNDPGLIVMPTHRLFRGLPAMTSADLKSRIGHCFDCRVMGEGIDLADNVWSQIERENAQGTLGLFTTADQRWTLARITPAGKAKMAEVASDHSPEWQGLGVAILHRLLIETLLGGADLPKPKFVHLVDEVSESLESGEFPLAALVMPATVEHIRQVSELKERMPAKSTYFFPKLLSGLVFNPLE